The sequence TCTGGGTTCCGGTTGTTGACCGGCACCATTTCcctttttgcttcatttctgcCTGTGCGCATGCGCCAAACTCTCGTCTGCCTATTGGCGAATTTCAGATTTCTTtgaaaagactacatttcccagaaggCCACGCGAGTGGGCGGGGAAACGTCCCCGGAGGAGGGGCGCGGCGTTCGCAGCGGACACTGAGCCTGtgacctctttctttcttttatttaacacAAAACTGACGTGTCCGCATTCACGGCCCCACGGCCAGGCCGGACTCGGTGCAGACAGGTCAGCTCGGCCTGGCCCTTTGGAAGGCGAGGCCAGGCTGCACTGAGAGAATGAGTgagcccctcccctgccccctctTCTGGAGTTTGGAACTGTCAAGTTCCAGCTCCTACCCcctttcccaggttcaagacCCCTGTGCCGCCCACCCCGCGGGCCCGGCTGCGCTCGGAGGCCGGGCCTGGCCTGCCTGGCCCGTGAGGATCTGCACCAGCAGGTCGGTGGCCAGCATGGGCGTGGGCTCCTCGAAGCCGATGGTCAGCAGCTGCTGGTAGTCCCCAAGCGGCTGCGGGCACAAAATCCTGGGGTGGGGGGGCCAGGGATAGACAGGCCTGGACTTGAGTGCCCCCTGCCCCTCGGGAGTCTCTCCCTTTAAGTGAGATGCGTCAGCTGAAAGAGGCTTTGTTTCAGCTGCCGGTGGGAAAAACCCTCGGGGGAAACTTGTTTCCTTGTTGATCAGAAACTTAGTAATGGCTCCTAGAGGCTGAATAACTGGTCCTGACCTGTCCAATCGCATTgctagctgtgtgtccttgggcaggtAACAACTTCTCTGAGcaccctgttttctttgttaaatgggGCCAATAGCATAGATCTCGATGGGTTGTTACTGGGGTCTGCATGAAGTGCTTTTCAGGgcacaataaaatactatcatTACTAAGGGAAGCAGTGTTTGGGAAGGTGGATTATCTTTGGTGGGGTTCTGCCTCCCCATCTAGCGCTTGGTCTAGCGCCCAAGCCCACGTTGCTATTGCCCTAGCTCCTACCATGAATAAAGGTCATCCTCGGCTGGTCCTAGGGGCACCCATCGGCCGATGGACCACAGCTTCTGGATCTGCGGGCACGAATTGGCTGGACTCTGGCCTGTGTCTTCCCAAGTATCTCGATAGCACAGGAAGtagctgggaggggagggagctgTAATTAGAAGTGATCAATTTCCTAGCTTCTTCTGTTGAGGGCTTTAATTTTGGAGGTGAAGTGGGAACTCGTCAGAAGTTGCCCTGAAGTTCTCAGGTAGGAATGTGACTCTAAGGCCTTTTCTCCCTGCCAGCCTCCTTTTAAGATGAGAACTTTTATTTTGGTGGGAGGGTGGGTTTTAAGAAAATAGAGGTAGCCTTTCAAAAGCCTTTAGTTTCCTGgttcactttttttaaaaagacagattaTTGCTCccactcagggtggagtgcagtggcacaatcacagctcactgtagccttgaactcctgggctcaagtgatcctcctgcctgagcctcccaagtagctgggactacagacgccagccatcacgcctggcgaatttgttgttgagacagggtcttgccatcttgcccaggtgatctcaaactcttgggctcaagtgatcctcctgcctcagcctcccaaagtgttaggattacaggcgtgaaccatggcACCGGGCCCTGGCTCACTTTTCACTTTGCTGGTGACAGTTTGGAGGGCCATATTGGCATTCATCATAAAAAGGGGAGGACTTTGATTTGGGTAAGAGGACTTACTAATCCACAAGGGAATCTTGTCCCCGACCAGGGGCCTCTGGGGTGGCTTCCAGGTGCCAGCGCATCTTCTTATAGAGGTAGCGGGGAAAGCGGCTGGCAGTGTAGGCGGTTGGAGCACAGTATCTGAAGATGGAGATCTCATGGGACAGGCTGATGGAGAACCTCCCGCAAAAGAAACAGGAGATGCTGGCAGGACATGAGAGAATGGAGGGGTGAAGCTGGGCCTTGGACTCCTTCATCCCCCCCATCTGAATCTCCTACCATTTTACCTGAGGGGGTTTGTCTCCTCCAGGTCCACGAACCCAAAGGAAGCATACATGAGGACCAGCTGTTCCAGGCGCAGGGTCAGCTGTTGGGAGATCTCTAACAGCTGCATACAGGATGGATACAGTGAGATCAGCTGGCCTGAGAGGAGTGGGCCTCCCCCTCCACCATCCCCGCAGGCTCGGAGCTGCGAGAAGAAAGGGGCGTGGGGTCTAAGAAACCTCCACACACCCCCTTTCGGACCAGCTCCTGCAGGGGTCCATAGATGTGGGGTACGCTTCTCGCGGCTGCCTCCAGGTACAGGAAGTAGGGCTCACACATCTGTAAGAAGGTGGGCATGGCCTTGGCCAGCTGCTCCTTCTGTACTTGGTCTCTGCTGAAGGAAGAAGGGGGCCTTTGCCTGCAATCCCTCAcaatccctccccaccccccccacccccgttTTCCCCCATTCTACTCAACCCCAACCTGTATCCCTGGCTTTGACCCCTGTTAGAAAAGCCCCCAGTTTCAGGTCTTTTCTGAACATCTTTCTGGTTCACCTGCATCAAACCCATTTGGAACACTTGTTAAAAGTGCTGACACCTGAGTCTCACATCGCCACTTAGGACCCAGAGCTTCCTtaaggggctgggcgcagtggctcactcctgcaatcccagaggtttgggaggctggggctggaggattgcttgaggccaggagttccagacaagcctgggcaacgtagcaagaccccgtctctacacaaaaaataattagctgggcatggtggcacctatagtcccagttactcaggaggtggaagtgggaagattgcttgagaccaggagtttgaggctgcagtgagctatgactgccccactgcactccagcttgggcgatagggcaagaccctgtctcattagAAAACCAGCTttatgagaatcccttgaacctgggaggtggaggttgcagtgagctgagttcgcccccactgcactccagccttggtgacagagcgagactccatctcaaaaaaacacaaaacaaaacaaaaaaaacccaaccttggctgggtgcggtggctcacgcctgtaatgccagcactttgggaggccgaggcgggtggatcacaaggtcaggagttcaagaccagcctggccaagatggtgaaaccccgaatctactaaaaaaaaaaaaaaaaaaaaaaattagccgggcaacaCGTgttggcgggtgcttgtaatcccagctactcgggaggctgagcagagaattgcttcaatccggctgatggaggttgcggtgagccgagattgcaccactgcactccagcatgggcaacagagcgagactccgtctcaaaaacaagcaaaatccAACCCAGCCTCCTAGGAGATACCAATGGACACTGAAATTGGAGAGTCACAAGGAAACCTGGTGTGTGAATCACATGATCCTTTGGAGTCTCAAACTGATGTCCTACAGGCCAAGTTTGGCTCAGGTGGGTCTTGTTTAGTCGGCACAGGGTTCAAAATCTAAGACAGCACTTAAAAACTGGGAGAAAAAGTCCTAGAGACTTGACAACCCCAGGCCCACACTGCCAGGACAGTAATAGCAGCAGTGCCCTACCCTCAATTCTACAGTCCTCCTCACTCTCTTAAACTGGATTCTGATATGCTAGCTTCTTCCACTGCCTCCCTCTGGCTCCTAGCGCTTGTCATTTTGCAACCCTGGCATGTGTCACCTATCCTGTCGCCTCCCCTCCAAGTCTCCTTACCCATGGGGACCTGGGACCCTGTCCAGCATCACCTGTAGAGCAAGTAGCTCTGGAAATCATCCGCCTTCTTGAGTAGGTAGCGCAGCTGTTGGGTGATGGGGCTGAACAAAATGTCCAGGGATAGGCGGGGAGGTGCTGGCCCGGGCCCGGGGACCAGAGGTTCGGGGGAAGGCGTGGAGGCCGGGGCCTCAGCCAACTGCCCCTCGGCATCTTCAGGGTCCGGCTCAGATGGGTTCCCAGGCCTGCTAGGGGGTGTCGACCAGGAGCGGTCTCCGCAGGGCGGCGTCCCAGGTTCCAAGGCATCTGGAGGCGGTGTTTCTCCAGGGTCCAGGGGGAGCGACCCCTCGAACCACTGCTCCGTAGCCATGGTAGGACCAGAGgcggggggggtggggggacctGAGCTCTTTaagcttctgctgctgctgacGTTGGCCGCGGGTTCGACCCCGCCCCGGGAGCCTCCGACTGgcccctgccttgacctctccaCTGGAGCCGCGCCGCCGCGCCGGGGGCGGGGGCGTTCGCCTCTTTTGAATTTCAACACGCGGGAGGGGCGCGCCGCTCCAGTCCGCGCGCCCGCGGCCCCCTACCCCTGCACACGCGCCGCACGCGCTCCGGGAACCTGGCGGTGGGGAGGAGGGACCTGCCTAGGGAGGTGACCTCTGGCCGTGTCCTGGGGGTGTGGCTAGGGCCGGGACCTTTATCTCTCGAGGTGGATTCCTAGAGTGGAGGGGTCTCCAAACGTGTCTCCAACACCTCAACCCGGCACAGGTATATGGAATGAGGctgcccaggccccagcccctcacTCCCAGaaccctggtttttttttgttaaaaatttttttttttaatttaaaatttttagagatggggacctctctatgttgcccagactggtttcaaactcctggactcaagcgatcctcctgtctcggcctcctgaagtgcccagcgtgttttttttaaaaaaaacaaaaaacaaacaaaaaatctctaATGGAGTTGAGAAACTGCCTTAGAACTTAGTAGGGACTTTGGATGTAGTAGCTCTGACGACTACtactaacaataaaataaataaatctgaaaaaaccttcaggctggtcttggtggctcatgtctgtaattctgacacgttaggaggctgagacgggagaactgcttgaagccaggaattcaagaccagcctaagcaacatagcaggaccctgtctatacaaaaaataaaatgttcgtTGGGTGttgtctgaggcatgagaatcacttgtacccaagagttcgaggctgtcaccagttatgattgcaccactgcactctaggctgggtgacagagcaagactctgtcttgaaacaaacaaaatcttcaCTTGGAAATCTTCTCCTCTCATGATCTCATCTGATGGCCCAGAAggaattttctgttgttttaatgaAGAAGACCATGAGGTCTGGAGAGCCTACTATGGTCCTAGAACAGATTCCTGCCCCCAATATTTGTAGCAGATTATTTGCAGTAGACAAAGGCTGACAggtttatagtttttaatgtacGTTATGTCAAATACTCTATATTTAAAGACTCGGAGTGAAGAACTCGGACAGGTGTCAGATGCCACCCTGTGTGATCCCGAGCACACAGTATCTCTGTGCCGGGCCAGCTGCCTCTTCTGTAAGGTGGGATTTTATGAGTTGTCTTATGGGGACTTGGGGAGGACAGTTGAGAAAATGCTTATAAACCCAAGGACTTAACTGCCAACCATTCAACaatatttgaggccaggcatggtggctcaaatcCCAGGCAGGAAGAGAGAATCGCTTGCagctgggagtttgaggccaacctggccaacaaagtgagaccctcatctccacaaaaaaattttttttcttgagacagtctgtcacccaggctggagtgcagcgcatgatctcggctcactgcacgctccacctcccaggtgtaaacaattctctgcctcagcttcctgagtagctgcgattacaggcgcccaccaccacgcccagctgagtttttttttagtttttgtatttttagtagagacagggtttcaccatcttggccaggctgatcttgaactcctgacctcgtgatccacctgcctcggcctcccaaagtgctgcaattacaggtgtgagccaccacgcccggacaaaaatttttaaaaattagctggccatagCAGagtgcatctgtagttccagctactccggaggctgaggtgggaggatcacttgagcccaggagtttgaggctacagtgagctatgatagcaccactgcactccagcctgggtgatagaatgaaaccatctctaaaaggaaaacaaaaattcagcacctgctctgtgcctaGCTCAGTTCTGGGACATGGGGAgattacagaggaaaaaaaacccaaagattcCCACCTTTCTGCAGCAATTATTGTTATAGGCAGCTATAATTCAttgtttccctttttctctctctccaaatgATTCTGTCCTAACCAGAGGCTCTTTAATGCCCTCTCCCCGCCCCATTCATAAAACGGACTCCgtggttcttttttttccccttttcctttttttaaaattttatttaaaaaaccttCGGTGCaatattaaaaagcaatacaGCCAGCTCGAGCGACaatcaacagaaagaaaagaggcaggAGAGGAAAGGCCCGAGGAACCCCAACCCAGCTAGTCCCCCTAGGGGCTGGAAGCCAGGGGCAGACTGAGAAGGGGGGCATGGGTggtaggggagggaggaaagaccACCCACCAAAATAAACAGGCAGATCCAAACATTTATACAGGAAACATCTGGCTGAACGGAAGAGGATCTTGGGGAGATGAGAAGCCCcccacatttcatttttttttttcctaaaatgtctTGGGCTGGGTGGGGAGGGTCAGCCACCTGGGGTTTAAGGAGCAATTCCCTCCCCACACCGACGTGCTGAGGGGCAGatgtgtaagagagagagagagacacaaggGGCAGAGATGAGGACAAGAGGGTGCCCTCCTCCCTGGAATCTGTTATGAGGGCTGAGGGTGTCCCCGTCCAGCTCCTGGACTCTGGGGGGTCTTGGGTGAGATGGGGGCCGGAATGGGTTGGGGCAGGGGTGAGGCTGGGCGCTCAGCCTAAGAAGCCATCGGGGTCATCATCCTCAAAGTGGCCTTGCTGAAGCACCTTGATGTGGTGCTCGTAGATTTTCAGGGCTGGCCCGAGGCGGATGGACAGGCCGGTGAGCACATCTGTACGCTGCATAAGCAGCAAAGATTTGCCATCAATTTCCTGGGTGGGACAGGgacaaagagagagagcgagccgGGGTTAGGGcacatcccagagagcccctctTTGTCAGTGTGTAGTCCTGGGCTGGGAACTCACCTGTTCTTGGAAAGCTGTCGCCTGCTCCGGGAAGCCAGCCTCGGTAAAATATTCCACAACATCCATCACCGTCCATTCCACGGGATCAGACGGCTTCTCTTTGCGCCCGGGACTGCATCAAAACAGACGGGCACCAGTGAACACGGGTGTCCCTCTGGCTGTGCCACACACCTGGGGCAGCACTCCCATGTCTCCAACACCCCAACTTACGGACAGCCAAAGGGGGTCCCGTCCGCCCCAGGTAGGGCTGGTTTGCCTGGGGGCAAAGGCACGGGGGACGGAGAGTCTGGCCCCGTGGCAACAGAagctgggaaagaaaaaaaaaacacctgccTTTGGCTTTGTTTTCGGGCTGAGTTCCTCCCCACCTAGCACTTTCCCCCACCCAGAGGAGTCCTTACCTGTTCCCCCCTCCTTGTTCATGCCTGCCATGGAGAACACCTGGCGGGTGCCGCTGCCCGGGGCTGGCCCCCGCCCTTCATCCTGGCCCTGGTGCGGTCCGCAGGGCGTCCACTCCTTGACCCTCTCCTTGGCACTCTGAGGTCCCCGCTCGCCGTTAAGCtggtggtgctgggcacctgcagGACGGTCACTCTCGGGCACTTCAGAGCCCTCTGAcacatcatcttcatcatcttcatcttcatcatcatcatcttcctcctctttttcaaGCACTCGCTCTTCTCCACCTCTCTGGGACCGAGGAGAGAAGCATGCAAGATTAATAGCTGTTCTAATCCCTGACCCTGCCTGTAGCATACGGGCGGTGGTGAGGAGGGCCCGATTCCACCTTTAAGAACAATACGGACTAACTTTTACGCATTCACTCCGTGCCAGGCTCTGTGTTAACTAAAGCCCTCGACAACCGAATCTCACTAAACTCGCTCAACAACCCCAAGGGGTCGCTACTGTTATTAAGCCGCGTTTACAgcggaggaaactgaggctccggGAGATTCAAGCACTTGCCAAGGTCACCACGCACCCAGCCCGCAGGAAACGCGCGTAAAGCCCCAGTCACCCGCCACCCAGTTCCTCCCGGGACTCGCACCCCCGCCACCAACTTCGCCCGCACCTGCCCACCGCGCGGCGCCCCCGCTCCCCGGCGCGCTCACCTTGCTCCGAGACTGGCGGGCGCTGGCGGCCGGCGGCGCTCGTCCGGGCCTGTCCCCGCGGGGCAGCGCAAGCGCTCCGAGACGGGTGCGCTCCAGGCGTCCTCGCGCCGCCGCCTCCTCTTCCAGCAGCCCCTGCACGCGGCCGCGGGTTAGGCGACCGCCGGCGCCGCCGCTGCCCCCGAGGTAGCGCACGACTTCCCGCAGGCTCACGGGCCGCGCTGCGCCGCCGGCCCGCGCCGCGCCCCCCTCAGGCGGCGGCTGtggctgcggcggcggcggctgctgctgctgtggcgGCGCCGGCGGCtgtggcggcggcggcagcggcggctcCCGGGCGGCGACGGCGGGCGGGGGGGCGCGGCGCGGGCCGGCCGGGGGCGCCACCACCGGGGGAGCGGCTGGCGCAGGCGGCGGCGCGGCCAGGGGCGCGGCCCGCTGCGCGCGGGGGCCCGGCTGCGCGGGGCCGGGCGAGGGGGGCGctgtggcggcggcggcggcggccgcgcgGGGCGCCCGGGccggggcggcggcggcgacggGCGCGGGCGGTGGCGGCGGGGCGGGCGTGGGCGgcggcgcggcggcggcggcggcgggggcccCGCGGGGGGCGCGCGGCGGGGCCGGCGGGGTGGCTCCGCGCCGGGGCGGCTGGACGCGCGCCGCGTTGCGGTACGAGATGCTCCCCTTGTAGCTGACCCGGAGCACGGCGCGCTGCTGGATCAGTTTCTCGAGCTCGGCGCGCGTGCGCTCCGGCTCCGGGCCGTGCCGCCGCCGCACCATCCGGCAGATGCGCTCCAGGTCCGGCCGCGCCTTGCGCGAGCGCAGCGAGTCGATGGTGTCCAGGATCCACTCTTGGTAGTGCGGGGAAGCGGCGGACGACGAGGCGGCGGCCGCCGTGGTGGCGGCCGCCGCCGTCTCCGGCGGGGGTAGGGCCGGGGGCCCCGCCATGCCTCCCGCCCGGCCCGGCTGCACCGTGCGCGCTGCCTCCCTCCCAGCGCGGCGCCCCCCTCCCCGGCTCCCCTCCCTCCGCCGCTGCCCGCCTCCTCCGCCTCCCCCCCCGGGGGGCGCAGCGCCTcggcggagcggcggcggcgctGCTGtttctttgcaaaaaaaaaaaaaaaaaaaagagagagagcgagagagagagaggaaaaaacagtgagagagaaagaaaagagagaaaaaaatatgcacacactcactcactcgcacgcacgcacacacagacCCGCTTCTGCTGGGCGCGCGCGGGGCCGGGGATgcgagggggaggaggggagcgCGGCGCGGCCGgcccctccccgccgccgccgccgccgcacgCGCGCCCTGCGCCCGGGACACTCCGgccccccttccttccctccctccctcctccccgccgcccgccttcctccctcccacccccacgcGCCCGCTTTTAAGGTGGAGCCCGGGCCCCCCGCCCGCCCCCTTTACCCTGCGCTCTCGCTCACTCCGGCTCGCTCCGGCCCCCCCTTACAACTCCCGCGCGCTTTTTAAGGAGGCGCCGCGGAGTTGGcgccggggcgggggcgggggaaagcggcgggcgggggagggggaggggagtgccggggggaggggagagggggcgggcggggcgggcagggcgggcgggcggcgcTCGGCCGCCCTCCAGCCATTGGGCGCGGGACCCAGACGTCCCCGGCGCCCAGCCCCCCTCTCCACGCCTCCCCGGCGCGCTCCGCTCTCCGGACCGCACTTACCGGGAACTCGCCGCCCGCGGGCCGGGGCTGCCGCGCTCGCAGGGTGCTGCGGGGACCCTCTTGCTGCCGCCGCCCCCGCGTCCCTCAGGCGCGCCTGGCCCGGCGCTAAGGATGCGGGGAGGGGGGCGCGCACCCTCTCCCCCTTCTACTCCCCCTGCCAgggccgcccccgccgccgctCGGCCTTCTGGCGCGCCGGCCCCAGCGCCTCCCTAGAGCGCCCTCTCGGTCCCGGGCTGGACGCCGAGGGGGCGCGCTGCAGATTTGGGGACCCCGAATCTGGGGTCAGAGGGCAGTTTGACGCTCGTTTCTCCTGCGGGGCCGAAGGAGTGCCGGAATTTCAGCTAAACCCTGTTTACAAGGACTTCAAGCCGGGACCTGATCGGCTTGCACTCTGGGGTCCGAAATTCCCTTTCCAACCCCCtgggggtgtgtgggtgggtgatCGAAGTCGAGAACACCAgcgacacttttttttttaaacaaaactttattggtaatagttttcaaatatgtttACAACAGCACACTGTTCAAGAGGAAGTCTCGTCCTTCGCAGCACACAGGTTGAATCGCCCCCGCACCCACCCggggccccaccccaggcctgagAACTCCTCCTGGGATGGAGAGAAGTTATGAGAGGGGGAAATACGGGGATGAATAGGGTGGCTCCCCAGCGGCTCCCCACTTTTCTATTACGAGAGAAAAAAGCACAAATGAGACAGTGGGGGAGAGGTGATGGACAGCTGACAGCTAAGCTGGAGGAGGGGCGCCCAGGATGGGGGAGGCGGAAGCTGGTGGGTGAGTAAAACAGGCAGCCCCTCCCCAGCAGCTCTAGCCTTGAACCCCGGGCCATGGCGTTGGGGGACTTGGCCTCTTCTGTTCCCTTTTGCAGGGATGCCCTTCCCATTCAGCTGAGGGAAGACTGGACATTAAAATCTAGCGGAGAATAAAATTAAGGAGTTGGGGGAAACGCTGTTGGGAGGAAAGACTTGGGCTTGGGGCTCCCCCTCTGTCTTTTTGGGGGATGACTCCTCTTTGGCAGGGAGAGGGGCAGCTGCTTTGTCTGGCTCTCAAAGCCCAAGTGTGAAGACAGGTCTATTGGGGAAGAAGAGAGCGGAGGCTTCCTAAAGGGGCCTAGACCCTCGCAGGATTGGCAGAGGATTCCCCGGGGAGGGGCCCAGGGGAGATTAGCAGCGGGGAGGTTCAAACCCCAGCGCCTCCCTTTCCAAAGTCAGTCTGCTTCTCTTTAAAATGGATTTGGGGAATGGGGGGACATGGGAGGGGTGGGAGtacaggaaggagggaggcactGGTGGAActtaaataagattttaaattgttgttttttaaaaaaaattctagcaagCAGCCCACTGAACATGTCACTAAAAATCTCTCCTTCCCAGTCAGGATTACTCCGAAAGGAAGGTTGGCGCTTCGTTCATTTGCCCTTAGCAAGTGGGGCCTGTGGTTGGGTGGGatgggggtgtgggtgggggaTGGAGTTAAGTGTGAGCCCCTCTTTCCACACCCTGTCCCTGGATACACCAGCAAGACCTGGTCTGACTGGAGTTGAGAAACTCGTTTAAAACAGGCAGAAGTAGGCTGggtggggctgaggggctggggggctgtggggaaggaggaagggaaaagtgggggagggggcaggagggcAAAGGGGATGAGGGGGAGCAGCTGATATTTCTGTCCCTCTGATTATCTGGGCTTCCTGCTCCCCCTAACcctggagggtggggtgggggtgaaatTAGATGCAAGGAACTCTGGGGCCCTCTGGCTGTTCAATCCAACCCTCccacccccccaccaaaaaaaaaaaaaaaaaaaaagaaaagaaaatccatggGGGCACAGGCACACCCCTAAAACTCAGAAAACTCCTTGCCACACTTCTCATTGATGGAGACCCGGATTTCTTCTTCCTCATAGTCGTCAAAGTTACTCGTATCCCCAGGGCCTTTAAACTTTGGTATGAAGGGAGCTTCCACCTGGAGAGGGATCAAGAATCACCCAGACCTCAGCATTCAACATAATCATTATTACAACAATAAATGCGAATGGCCTAACATTCAAGAGATATTTACTCTGACTCAGGCCTGTGCTTCCCATTAGGTTATGGATTCCTCTTAACGCCTGAAACTCTTAATGTAGCCAACTCATCAAAGGGGAAATTATTTCCCAGAGAGGCATCTGCTGCACAAGGTCATGGAATGGCCAAATGACCCCAGAATCCCATTTCTAGACCCCACTGCTCTAAGCTCTCTACTCTAGGTTGCTCCTGAACCTgtgttctcttctctttctctctattgGCTGTCCTCCCTGACTCGCGGCTTGCTCCCAAACCCTCAGCAGCTTAAGGAGGGGAGACCCACCTTCCTCTGGTAGATGGCGATCCAGTCAGTCGTGGCAAACCACTTGTGGTTCTTGATATCATTGACCCCATTCTTGAGGTTCCCAAAGCGCTTGGTAAGATCTACCTGCAGGAGGTTCCGCAGCAGGTCCTTCAAGTCAGAGCTGAAGTGGGAAGGGAACCGCACCTGGAGGAAGGGGTACAAGGACAGGGTGggaagctggtctggaacttggGGAGCCCATGAGGCTTCTTTCTCCATCCAACAGTCCTACTGGGTGGGGGCCTCCAAAGCTGAGTGCCTGCTGGCATCCTGTAAAACAGCTCCTTGAGCCTACACTACAGTTTCCAATTTAGGAAGTGATACTgtggcctgagaatctgcatttctttaaaaactttaaaaattcaagagctagttattttaagtttttgtagagacagggtctcactatattgcccaggctggtctagaactcttaggctcaaccgatcctcctgctttggcctcccaaagtactgggattataggcgtgagccaccgcacccagcaagaatctgcattaaaaaaaaaaaaaaaaagtctcattctgtagcccaggctggagtgcagtggtgcgatctggactcactgcaatctccg comes from Macaca fascicularis isolate 582-1 chromosome 19, T2T-MFA8v1.1 and encodes:
- the C19H19orf67 gene encoding UPF0575 protein C19orf67 homolog, giving the protein MATEQWFEGSLPLDPGETPPPDALEPGTPPCGDRSWSTPPSRPGNPSEPDPEDAEGQLAEAPASTPSPEPLVPGPGPAPPRLSLDILFSPITQQLRYLLKKADDFQSYLLYSRDQVQKEQLAKAMPTFLQMCEPYFLYLEAAARSVPHIYGPLQELVRKGLLEISQQLTLRLEQLVLMYASFGFVDLEETNPLSISCFFCGRFSISLSHEISIFRYCAPTAYTASRFPRYLYKKMRWHLEATPEAPGRGQDSLVDYYFLCYRDTWEDTGQSPANSCPQIQKLWSIGRWVPLGPAEDDLYSWILCPQPLGDYQQLLTIGFEEPTPMLATDLLVQILTGQAGQARPPSAAGPAGWAAQGS
- the SAMD1 gene encoding sterile alpha motif domain-containing protein 1, whose translation is MAGPPALPPPETAAAATTAAAASSSAASPHYQEWILDTIDSLRSRKARPDLERICRMVRRRHGPEPERTRAELEKLIQQRAVLRVSYKGSISYRNAARVQPPRRGATPPAPPRAPRGAPAAAAAAPPPTPAPPPPPAPVAAAAPARAPRAAAAAAATAPPSPGPAQPGPRAQRAAPLAAPPPAPAAPPVVAPPAGPRRAPPPAVAAREPPLPPPPQPPAPPQQQQPPPPQPQPPPEGGAARAGGAARPVSLREVVRYLGGSGGAGGRLTRGRVQGLLEEEAAARGRLERTRLGALALPRGDRPGRAPPAASARQSRSKRGGEERVLEKEEEDDDDEDEDDEDDVSEGSEVPESDRPAGAQHHQLNGERGPQSAKERVKEWTPCGPHQGQDEGRGPAPGSGTRQVFSMAGMNKEGGTASVATGPDSPSPVPLPPGKPALPGADGTPFGCPPGRKEKPSDPVEWTVMDVVEYFTEAGFPEQATAFQEQEIDGKSLLLMQRTDVLTGLSIRLGPALKIYEHHIKVLQQGHFEDDDPDGFLG